The Tepidibacter hydrothermalis genome includes a window with the following:
- a CDS encoding XkdF-like putative serine protease domain-containing protein → MAKSKAELQKSRMNLKAMVEVKGAMEGDRISSKDLEKINQYTRKELTSEQVYIYPIILTSNDEDRENEYFDKKDLNKLSKLFIGKTGIFDHAWKSGNQHSRVYKCKVEVVEGETNFKGDQLYVLKAWAYTIKQGNEDLIAKIDAGIYKEVSIGFSTDDLECSICGNSFFDYSNCKHWPGVEYTNNGVTDICRLRMKDPTDAYEFSFVSVPCNTDAETTKGVKLEKDERVKEKVKNQKHEKNSDDNTPSIFYAKISKRSEKGMEFLKKMVEKAKGENATEINIPIADIEKDLEIYKEAIQKAEDAEKEKNAAEDKVKDLEPKAKMGDQYIDDVKKECIRLGKMAEGEAFNEQVMEKVFDKCDIEELKGFKSQYEKKIDEKYPPTPQIKSREEDTDENKTIVKEADNSSFKM, encoded by the coding sequence ATGGCTAAAAGTAAAGCAGAGTTACAAAAATCAAGAATGAATCTTAAAGCTATGGTTGAGGTTAAAGGTGCCATGGAAGGAGATAGAATCTCTTCTAAAGACTTAGAAAAAATTAACCAATACACTAGAAAAGAGCTTACATCAGAGCAAGTTTATATCTATCCTATTATATTAACAAGTAATGATGAAGATAGAGAGAATGAGTATTTTGACAAGAAAGATTTAAATAAACTATCTAAATTATTCATAGGTAAGACAGGTATATTTGATCATGCTTGGAAGAGTGGTAATCAACATTCTAGAGTTTATAAGTGTAAAGTTGAAGTAGTAGAAGGAGAAACTAACTTCAAAGGTGATCAGCTATATGTTCTTAAAGCTTGGGCTTATACAATTAAACAAGGAAATGAAGATTTAATAGCCAAGATAGATGCTGGAATATACAAAGAAGTTAGTATAGGCTTTAGTACAGATGATTTAGAGTGTAGCATTTGTGGAAATAGTTTCTTTGATTATTCAAATTGCAAGCATTGGCCAGGAGTAGAATATACTAACAATGGAGTAACTGATATTTGTAGACTTAGAATGAAAGATCCAACAGATGCTTATGAATTTAGCTTTGTATCTGTACCATGCAATACTGATGCTGAAACTACGAAAGGTGTAAAACTTGAAAAAGATGAAAGAGTTAAAGAAAAAGTAAAAAATCAGAAACACGAAAAGAACTCGGATGATAATACACCGAGTATTTTTTATGCCAAAATTTCAAAGAGGAGTGAAAAAGGAATGGAATTTTTAAAGAAAATGGTTGAAAAAGCTAAGGGAGAAAATGCAACAGAAATAAATATTCCTATAGCTGATATAGAAAAAGATTTAGAAATTTATAAAGAAGCTATTCAGAAAGCTGAGGATGCAGAAAAAGAAAAGAATGCAGCAGAGGACAAAGTGAAAGACCTTGAGCCAAAAGCAAAAATGGGAGATCAATACATTGATGATGTGAAAAAAGAATGTATCAGACTTGGTAAGATGGCAGAAGGTGAAGCTTTTAATGAGCAAGTAATGGAAAAGGTCTTTGATAAATGTGATATTGAAGAACTTAAAGGATTTAAGTCACAGTATGAAAAGAAAATTGATGAAAAGTATCCTCCTACTCCTCAAATTAAAAGTCGAGAAGAAGATACAGATGAAAATAAAACTATAGTAAAAGAAGCTGATAACAGCTCTTTTAAAATGTAA
- a CDS encoding minor capsid protein, protein MGLLDFWKKKSKDDENVGFSIQMRSGISHPFGILDNYIPLDAEYELYKTMREAIPVLDTAVSRIVRLVGTFEVECNNDKAQKELDEFLKSIKVNSNQKGIHSFIQSYLDQLIECGNSVGEIVLNNAKNDICALRNADIRTIKLKKTDNPLENAICQVQQGQMEPVELPYQDLILFTPLNPEGDSSYGVSLYRSMPFMTGILLKIFNSMGLNWERFGNLKYSVIMKPQKDSLNGTQVKERIKIIEESFRKAMEANKKGKAADFYGIGDIEIKVIGADNQILDSSVPVKQVLEQLVSKTGLPPFLLGLSWSTTERMSQQQADFLTSELESYRGVIEPVIKYIIDKWKTVTGKDFSYEIIWDDINLQDLVEIARSELYKQQSEGKKIENAIKKRDEGIISQEDAAIELGYEKAYKEVTIVDDTNLNNSQSNKVLKNAMANEDISLKSPFNSTPEDEEQSQIEKDTLKGYMKCIKRLEDKILLLVPEPTEEKGFNKTKDIPEDYKNKVEEAVDQFVRDMLGEGDNNNYGTYGTYLLNAFAYGIIRGNNTAKEEHGEEGRENNRERASYNHSYVQELLNNGMELVKTKAKEKKEEILNIMAEHTSVGDNPNVWARTLREEFKNTISGEKWYWERLARSESAMAIDRGEMAEYKAEGFLYCEWSAAPDACHICRSLNGQMWHIDDSPRVVEDTHPHCRCRKKPRTKRQYDEYMVA, encoded by the coding sequence ATGGGACTACTTGATTTTTGGAAAAAGAAAAGTAAAGATGATGAAAATGTAGGATTTTCAATTCAAATGAGAAGTGGAATTTCTCACCCATTTGGAATATTAGATAACTATATACCACTTGATGCTGAATATGAATTATATAAAACCATGAGAGAAGCTATTCCTGTGTTAGATACTGCTGTAAGTAGAATAGTAAGACTTGTAGGAACGTTTGAAGTTGAATGCAATAATGATAAGGCTCAAAAGGAACTTGATGAATTTCTTAAGAGTATAAAAGTTAATTCTAATCAAAAAGGTATACATAGTTTCATTCAAAGTTATTTAGATCAGCTCATTGAATGTGGTAATAGTGTGGGAGAGATCGTATTAAATAATGCTAAGAATGATATATGTGCCCTTAGGAATGCTGATATAAGAACTATAAAGCTTAAGAAAACAGATAATCCACTTGAAAATGCAATATGTCAAGTACAGCAAGGGCAAATGGAACCTGTAGAACTACCGTATCAAGATCTAATACTATTTACTCCACTTAATCCCGAAGGAGATAGTTCTTATGGAGTTTCTTTATATAGAAGTATGCCTTTTATGACAGGTATACTTTTAAAGATATTTAACTCTATGGGTCTTAATTGGGAGCGATTTGGTAACTTAAAATACAGCGTTATAATGAAACCTCAAAAAGATTCTTTAAATGGAACTCAAGTAAAGGAACGTATTAAGATTATTGAAGAATCATTTAGAAAAGCCATGGAAGCTAATAAAAAAGGAAAAGCAGCAGACTTTTATGGTATAGGAGATATAGAAATAAAGGTTATAGGTGCTGATAATCAGATATTAGATTCATCTGTTCCAGTAAAACAAGTTCTTGAACAATTAGTGAGTAAGACTGGACTTCCACCTTTTCTTTTAGGTTTATCCTGGTCCACAACAGAAAGAATGAGCCAACAACAAGCTGACTTTTTAACTAGTGAGCTTGAAAGCTATAGGGGAGTTATTGAGCCAGTTATAAAGTACATAATTGATAAGTGGAAAACTGTAACAGGAAAGGACTTCTCATATGAAATTATATGGGATGATATTAACCTTCAAGATTTAGTTGAAATAGCTAGATCAGAACTATATAAACAACAATCAGAAGGTAAGAAAATAGAAAATGCAATCAAAAAGAGAGATGAAGGGATAATATCACAAGAAGATGCAGCAATAGAACTTGGATATGAGAAAGCATATAAAGAGGTGACTATAGTAGATGATACAAATTTAAATAATAGTCAAAGTAATAAAGTATTAAAAAATGCCATGGCAAATGAGGACATATCATTGAAAAGTCCTTTTAATTCTACTCCAGAAGATGAAGAACAGTCTCAAATTGAAAAAGATACATTAAAAGGATATATGAAATGTATTAAAAGGCTAGAAGATAAAATATTATTATTAGTTCCAGAGCCTACAGAAGAAAAAGGATTTAATAAAACTAAAGATATACCTGAAGATTATAAGAATAAAGTAGAAGAAGCAGTAGATCAATTTGTAAGAGATATGCTTGGAGAGGGTGACAATAATAATTATGGTACTTATGGGACCTATCTTCTAAATGCTTTTGCATATGGAATAATAAGAGGTAACAATACAGCTAAGGAAGAACATGGAGAAGAAGGTAGAGAAAATAATAGAGAAAGAGCCAGTTACAATCATTCATATGTCCAGGAACTTTTAAACAATGGTATGGAATTGGTAAAAACAAAAGCCAAAGAGAAAAAGGAAGAGATACTAAATATAATGGCTGAACATACATCTGTAGGAGATAACCCTAACGTATGGGCTAGAACTTTAAGAGAAGAATTCAAAAATACTATTTCAGGTGAGAAGTGGTATTGGGAAAGACTTGCAAGATCAGAATCAGCCATGGCTATAGACAGAGGAGAAATGGCTGAATATAAAGCAGAAGGTTTTTTATATTGTGAATGGAGTGCTGCTCCTGATGCTTGTCATATATGTAGGAGTCTTAATGGTCAAATGTGGCATATAGATGATTCACCAAGAGTAGTAGAAGATACACATCCGCATTGTAGATGTAGAAAGAAACCTAGAACTAAAAGGCAATATGATGAGTATATGGTAGCTTAA
- the terL gene encoding phage terminase large subunit yields MTKEEKKLLIKYLKKHFKRKYPNTWDEELRKYLKDKPLTGCHGIRRKLGYMDLEYFGKAYFPHYFNRKTPRFHRELDDIWKKGVIKVKDGVKRAVAAPRGHAKSTNLTFKDTIHSVVYGYKHYILIISDSSDQADGFLGNIRDEFEDNKLIQEDFGEFKGPVWKNSVLLTKTDIKLEALGAGKKVRGRKHKNWRPDLIVLDDIENDENVRTIEQRKKLANWFYKAVSKAGDDYTDIIYIGTLLHYDSLLAKVLSNPAYKSKKYKAVIQFAKNKDLWDTWENIFIDLSNENRAEEAYSFFIANKDKMLEGTQVLWEDKLDYYDLMVMKVSEGDASFNSEEQNEPINPDDCLFNEEWFDYYNEAAMDFKEDRFTFYGFVDPSLGKSKTSDYSVIITIAKDTETGYMYVIDADIERRHPSNIIEDILEKENWLRITFGRGYTLFGAETNQFQWFLKEELAKTSASKDLYLPIEEVYQTSDKVMRIQTLQPDIKNKYIKLNKRHKLLLEQLKFFPMADHDDGPDALEGCRAIAKGSSDVFFAMASER; encoded by the coding sequence ATGACTAAAGAAGAAAAGAAGCTACTCATCAAATACTTAAAAAAACATTTCAAGAGAAAATATCCTAACACATGGGATGAAGAGTTAAGAAAATATCTAAAAGATAAACCTTTAACTGGTTGCCATGGCATAAGAAGAAAACTAGGATATATGGACCTTGAATACTTTGGAAAGGCATATTTTCCTCATTACTTTAATAGAAAAACTCCACGATTTCATAGAGAACTAGATGATATTTGGAAAAAGGGAGTCATAAAAGTAAAGGATGGAGTTAAAAGAGCAGTTGCAGCTCCAAGGGGTCATGCAAAGTCAACTAATCTAACTTTTAAAGATACCATTCACTCAGTAGTATATGGTTATAAACACTATATTTTAATTATTTCAGATTCATCGGATCAAGCAGATGGATTCTTAGGAAATATTAGAGATGAGTTTGAGGACAATAAACTTATACAAGAGGACTTTGGAGAATTTAAAGGACCTGTATGGAAGAATAGTGTACTTCTTACCAAAACAGATATAAAACTTGAAGCATTAGGAGCAGGGAAAAAGGTCAGAGGTAGAAAACATAAAAACTGGAGACCTGATTTAATAGTCCTGGATGATATAGAAAATGATGAAAATGTTAGAACTATAGAGCAAAGAAAGAAACTAGCTAACTGGTTTTATAAAGCAGTATCAAAAGCTGGTGATGATTACACAGATATAATCTATATAGGGACATTACTTCATTATGATTCACTACTAGCTAAAGTATTAAGTAATCCAGCTTATAAGTCAAAGAAATACAAGGCTGTAATCCAATTTGCTAAAAATAAGGACCTATGGGATACATGGGAGAATATATTTATAGATTTAAGTAATGAGAATAGAGCAGAAGAAGCCTATTCTTTTTTTATTGCTAACAAAGATAAAATGCTAGAAGGAACTCAGGTCCTTTGGGAAGATAAGTTAGACTATTATGATCTTATGGTTATGAAAGTATCAGAAGGAGATGCATCCTTTAATTCAGAGGAACAGAATGAACCTATAAATCCAGATGATTGCTTATTTAATGAAGAGTGGTTTGATTATTACAATGAAGCTGCCATGGATTTTAAAGAAGATAGATTTACATTCTATGGTTTCGTAGATCCATCACTTGGAAAATCCAAAACAAGTGATTATTCTGTAATAATAACTATAGCAAAAGATACTGAGACAGGTTATATGTATGTAATTGATGCAGATATAGAGAGAAGACATCCAAGTAATATAATTGAAGATATCTTAGAAAAAGAAAACTGGTTAAGAATTACATTTGGTAGAGGTTATACTTTATTTGGAGCAGAAACGAATCAATTCCAGTGGTTTTTAAAAGAAGAATTAGCTAAAACAAGTGCAAGTAAAGACTTATATCTTCCTATAGAAGAAGTTTATCAAACGTCTGATAAAGTAATGAGGATACAAACATTACAACCAGACATAAAAAACAAATATATAAAGCTTAATAAAAGACATAAGCTTTTACTTGAACAATTAAAGTTTTTCCCAATGGCAGACCATGACGATGGACCAGATGCACTTGAAGGATGTAGAGCTATAGCTAAAGGTAGTAGTGATGTATTCTTTGCCATGGCAAGTGAAAGATAG
- a CDS encoding terminase small subunit, whose protein sequence is MARARSPNRDKSREIYLNSKGSVKLKDIAAELGVKDSQIRKWKSQDKWDDELKGALPKVKSNVTNKKATKKEQKKKEAKQEIIIDDIDIENNNFTEKQRLFCLYYIKSFNATMSAIKAGYSKESAHVQGSRLLSNVKIKAEIRKLKGAMAQELFIDAMDVVNKYVKIAFADITDYADFGNEEVTKIDKETNKENKYIKNFFHLKDSSMVDGTIISEVRQGKEGVSIKLLDQMKALEKLEKYFDLFPDKFRREIEEQKLKLSKEKLEIEKTIKTKENVETKPEVLNDSELDDLLEDDIDD, encoded by the coding sequence ATGGCAAGAGCAAGAAGTCCAAATAGAGATAAATCTAGAGAAATATATCTTAATTCCAAAGGATCAGTAAAGTTAAAAGATATAGCAGCAGAGTTAGGAGTTAAAGATTCTCAAATTAGAAAATGGAAAAGCCAAGATAAATGGGATGATGAACTAAAAGGAGCGTTACCAAAAGTCAAAAGTAACGTTACTAATAAAAAAGCTACTAAAAAGGAACAAAAGAAAAAAGAAGCTAAGCAAGAAATAATTATAGATGATATAGATATAGAAAATAATAATTTTACTGAAAAACAACGATTATTTTGTCTTTACTATATAAAAAGCTTTAATGCAACTATGTCAGCTATAAAGGCAGGGTATTCAAAAGAAAGTGCTCATGTCCAAGGATCTAGGTTGCTAAGCAATGTTAAGATTAAAGCAGAAATAAGAAAACTGAAAGGAGCCATGGCTCAAGAGTTGTTTATTGATGCTATGGATGTAGTTAATAAATATGTAAAAATAGCTTTTGCAGATATAACAGACTATGCTGATTTTGGAAATGAAGAAGTAACAAAGATTGATAAAGAGACAAATAAAGAAAATAAATATATCAAGAACTTCTTTCACCTTAAGGATAGCTCTATGGTAGATGGAACAATAATATCAGAAGTAAGACAAGGAAAAGAAGGAGTATCAATCAAACTATTAGATCAAATGAAAGCACTTGAGAAACTTGAAAAATACTTTGATTTATTCCCAGATAAGTTTAGACGTGAGATTGAAGAACAAAAGCTTAAGTTGAGTAAAGAAAAATTAGAAATAGAAAAAACAATAAAGACTAAAGAAAATGTAGAAACTAAACCAGAAGTATTAAATGATAGTGAATTAGATGATTTGTTGGAAGATGATATAGATGACTAA
- a CDS encoding Spo0E family sporulation regulatory protein-aspartic acid phosphatase gives MDNYNNKLNSIKLEIENTRNMLNDLIEHKGFNLLDSEVIKLSQLLDQLLSEYDKIRK, from the coding sequence ATGGATAATTATAATAACAAATTAAATTCTATCAAGCTTGAAATTGAAAATACTAGAAATATGTTAAATGATTTAATAGAACACAAAGGTTTTAATCTTCTAGATTCAGAAGTAATAAAATTAAGTCAATTACTTGATCAATTACTATCAGAGTACGACAAAATTAGAAAATAG
- a CDS encoding YARHG domain-containing protein: MKKIIYLIVIILIVSLTGCKDIEIDDKKQNKEYIEDKSINNKIESDRKENLSEYILSNSDKDKLVLSDLENLSDWELKLARNEIFARKGYVFKDKKLKEYFESKSWYEADSFYKAENLSHIEKYNINFIKNHEQLDYKNIVFGDLKEDLYFEDISIVKKGKTEADILKTLGKPLSIKYYTYEGEQSEEEGAFTIEYEYDFGKIIFVDQLDDPNIVWVLEVTSPKYNTIRKIKVGDTVQTLLNKLPNYNVYPSKNNSNEGDEYIKIRGAGKYNNYIDYFATEGKINTEYEVDNEVSFCINPSTNKIESISMNFVRSAN; the protein is encoded by the coding sequence ATGAAAAAAATAATCTATTTAATAGTAATTATACTAATAGTTTCTTTAACAGGATGCAAGGATATAGAAATAGATGATAAAAAACAAAACAAAGAATATATTGAAGATAAAAGTATAAATAATAAAATAGAATCAGACAGGAAAGAGAATCTATCAGAATACATTTTATCAAATAGTGACAAAGATAAACTTGTGTTATCTGATTTAGAAAATCTGAGTGATTGGGAGCTAAAACTAGCAAGAAATGAAATATTTGCTAGAAAAGGATATGTTTTTAAGGATAAAAAGTTAAAAGAGTATTTCGAAAGTAAAAGTTGGTATGAAGCAGATTCATTTTATAAAGCAGAGAATCTGAGCCATATTGAAAAATATAATATTAACTTTATTAAAAATCATGAACAATTGGATTATAAAAATATAGTTTTTGGAGATTTAAAGGAAGATTTATATTTTGAGGATATCTCAATTGTAAAGAAGGGGAAGACTGAAGCAGATATTTTAAAAACACTTGGAAAACCACTGAGTATTAAATATTACACATATGAAGGCGAACAAAGTGAAGAAGAAGGTGCGTTTACAATAGAATATGAATATGATTTTGGAAAGATTATTTTTGTTGATCAACTAGACGATCCTAATATAGTGTGGGTTTTGGAAGTAACTTCACCTAAATACAACACTATTAGAAAAATAAAAGTTGGAGATACAGTTCAAACTTTATTAAATAAGCTGCCTAATTATAATGTTTATCCTTCAAAAAATAATAGTAATGAAGGTGATGAATATATAAAAATAAGGGGTGCTGGTAAGTATAACAATTATATTGATTATTTTGCAACTGAAGGTAAAATAAATACAGAATATGAGGTAGATAATGAAGTTTCATTCTGTATAAATCCAAGCACCAATAAAATAGAATCTATAAGTATGAATTTTGTTCGCTCTGCCAATTAA